The sequence CCCAGGTTCCAAAGTGCTCCTCGATGCGTTTATAGTCGCGCGTCCAGTAGCCGTGGTACGGCGCACTTCCTCCGGCCATTCTGTTTATGTTGTCGTTGAGCGGAGAGACCCATATCATGGAGACACCGAGGCTCTGGATGTAGTCCAGCCTCTCGGTGAGGCCTTCCAGGTCACCGCCCCAGTAGAGGCGATAGTTGGTGTGGGTCGGGTCATAAAAGGGCTCGTTGTTGCTCTGGTTCCCATCGTAGAAGCGGTCAACCATCACTTGGTATATGACGCCTCGCTCGGGTACCGCATGGGCCCCAGCGGGAGGCAGTATCAGAAGCAGCATCAAAATCACAGCCAGGGCTGCCCTCATTATATCACCAAAAGTGATAAGGATGGGGGTTTAAAAATCTTCACACTATGGTCTCGATATGTCCCTGAAGCTCAGGGAGACTGTGGAGCCCACGATAGAGCTGTTCGCGGCCTTGACGACCCGGAGCCTGTATTTGCCGCCCTCGAAATCCCACCGGAGCACCGTGCTGGCAGTTTCTTCAAAGAACGAGAGCAGCTCCGGGGAGTACCTCTCCATGATGTCCAAGTTGAGGAAGTACAGCGCCACGCGGCTCTTCTTCCCGACGAAGGTCGAGATGTTGCGGATCAGCCGTATAACCTCGTGCCGATCAAGGGCGATAAAGAGCTTGTGGATTCCAAGGACCGGATTGAAAACAACCTCCTCGGGGACTATCTTCTTGTAGATCTCATTGTAATACCTAAAATCGAGGAAGTACTTATCCACCTCCACCCTCCCGAAGACGCTTCCGATGTCCCTGCTACCTCCAATCTTTATAACCGGGACATTCCTGAGGCCCTCAAGCTCCAGCCCCATGAGGTCCAGGCGGATGACGCTCTCCGCGAAGGCATCGGAGATATCGTCGATCAGGAGCGGTGTCCCCCGGGCCCTGCACCTGCGGCAGACCAGGTAGAGGAGGAGTTCAGGGGAGGAAACCGCACTGTACTCAATAAGGACTGTCTCACCGGGTCTAAGTCCGAAAAGAATCGAGTCCACAGCGTGAGCGGCCATTGTGACATCACCGGATACATTTTACAATGGCAAAGTATAAAAGGTTACCGCGGCGGCCGCTGTTTCACACTATTCTAGCCACCGTCAGGACTCTCGGAGAGACGAAGGATCCCCTGCGAACCGTCTCCCGCCCAACGGCGAGGATTGACCGCAGAACCTCGAAGGCGTTTCCTACAAGCATGTTGTCCCTGAAGGGCTGAAGCTCCCCGTTCTTAACAACGTACCCCAGCTCAACGGTCAGCGAGAAGTCGCCGCTGACGGGGTTGGCAGTGTGCTCGCCGAAGACCTTCTTAACCACAACCCCCTCGAAGTCGCGGAGGCTCTCCCCTCCTGGCTTGACCAGCAGGTTGCTCGTCCCTATGTGGGGCATGGTTCTGAAGTCCCGAACCGCGTTGCCCGTGCTCTCCATGCCCAGAAACGAAGCGTACGTGTGGTCAAGAAGGAAGGACTTCAGCACACCATCCCCAACGAGAACCGTCCTTCTGGAAGGAGTCCCCTCACCGTCGAAGGAGTAGCTCCCAGGGAAGCCCTCGATGGAGGGGTCGTCGATGAGGGTAAGCTCTCCGGCGGTCGCAGGCTCACCGGGCCGCGAGAATCTGCTCCTGCCGAAGTAAACGCTGTCGCCGTAGAGGTTCTCGAGCAGAATCCCTAGGATCGTCCCAAATG is a genomic window of Thermococcus celericrescens containing:
- a CDS encoding DUF257 family protein, translated to MAAHAVDSILFGLRPGETVLIEYSAVSSPELLLYLVCRRCRARGTPLLIDDISDAFAESVIRLDLMGLELEGLRNVPVIKIGGSRDIGSVFGRVEVDKYFLDFRYYNEIYKKIVPEEVVFNPVLGIHKLFIALDRHEVIRLIRNISTFVGKKSRVALYFLNLDIMERYSPELLSFFEETASTVLRWDFEGGKYRLRVVKAANSSIVGSTVSLSFRDISRP